In Pedobacter sp. W3I1, one DNA window encodes the following:
- a CDS encoding TonB-dependent receptor domain-containing protein produces MKKLLLLTFILGIFFTAHAQFPGGLGGGPKKSTVTGRITATIIDSLTKKPIDYATISLVTAKDNKSVNGGVTDAKGKLTLQNVSPDSYKLMIGFMGYKTKSVLVTTTPSKPDNNIGTIYISSTENTLADVQVQGTKAVIENKIDRMVYNAEADGTNAGGDATDVMRKVPMLSVDVDGNVQLRGGAVRVLINGKPSGTMASSVSDALKMIPAEQIKSVEVITSPSAKYDAEGSGGIINIITKKSNAQGVSGTVNASAGTRQNNGAFNLTAKTGRLSVNASLGTNLAYAQDSRVLFENSTRTDTIGKTTITNIMQDGVSKWSRKGYNGSFGVDYDFNAYNNVSSNIKYNNFSNGGPGSADYKLNGVPFKNISDMDMGFNNFDWNVDYKHTTKKEGEEFTISGQLSSGRNTTDFQNEIIGSSFPAVNNNNTGKNQEYTIQTDYTYPFSKSTILEVGAKGIFRNINSEFSNNANQDFEYKQDVASAYGVISFKLSKKLNFKGGLRSEYTSIDFNTVNPGIQKNNYFNIFPSAIISQTLKGNATLKLSYNRRVQRPSLAYLNPFRNESDQFNIRQGEPTLSPELSDNLELGYSTFIKGSVINASVFYRRTGGVIESSITPLKENGFEKTLSTYINVGVAQTYGANVFASYNPKPKWTLMTNLGVNTYEVSNTQTGISTGTFLNYNIFGRSAYGFGKGYNFELFGVVNSPRRTYQGKTDAMVFYGASFKKDILNKKGSIGINTLNPFTRDLHIKTVNNSVTTLGNKVSTLYQSTNIYYPLRSFGVNFSYSFGKLKFTEKKKIKNDDVKQDQQQGGGMGGGVQQ; encoded by the coding sequence ATGAAAAAACTTTTACTACTTACTTTTATCCTTGGAATATTTTTTACCGCACATGCCCAATTTCCGGGCGGACTTGGCGGAGGACCAAAAAAATCAACTGTTACCGGCCGTATTACTGCCACTATAATTGATTCTTTAACAAAAAAACCGATTGATTATGCTACTATATCGTTGGTTACTGCAAAAGATAACAAATCTGTAAACGGTGGTGTAACCGATGCAAAGGGAAAATTAACCTTACAAAATGTATCGCCTGATTCTTATAAGTTAATGATCGGTTTTATGGGCTACAAAACAAAATCTGTTTTGGTTACCACTACACCATCAAAACCCGACAATAATATAGGCACAATTTATATTTCGTCAACAGAAAATACACTGGCCGATGTTCAGGTTCAGGGAACGAAAGCAGTTATCGAAAATAAAATCGATAGAATGGTTTATAACGCCGAAGCCGATGGAACGAATGCTGGTGGCGACGCTACTGATGTAATGCGTAAGGTACCTATGCTTTCTGTAGATGTTGATGGAAATGTTCAGTTACGCGGTGGCGCTGTTCGTGTGTTAATCAATGGTAAACCATCTGGAACGATGGCTAGTAGTGTTTCGGATGCATTGAAAATGATTCCTGCAGAGCAGATTAAAAGTGTGGAGGTCATTACCAGTCCATCAGCAAAATACGATGCGGAAGGTTCAGGAGGTATCATCAATATCATTACCAAAAAATCTAATGCGCAAGGCGTAAGCGGTACGGTAAATGCATCTGCAGGTACACGTCAAAACAATGGCGCATTTAACCTAACTGCAAAAACCGGTCGTTTAAGTGTAAATGCAAGTCTGGGTACAAACCTGGCTTATGCTCAGGATTCGAGAGTCTTATTTGAAAATAGTACACGTACCGATACCATAGGCAAAACAACTATAACTAACATTATGCAGGACGGGGTTTCTAAATGGAGCCGTAAAGGTTATAATGGTAGTTTTGGTGTTGATTATGATTTTAACGCCTATAACAACGTAAGCTCTAATATAAAATACAATAATTTTTCAAACGGTGGTCCCGGAAGTGCGGATTATAAATTAAATGGCGTGCCATTTAAAAATATCAGTGACATGGACATGGGCTTTAATAACTTCGACTGGAATGTAGACTATAAACATACCACTAAAAAAGAAGGAGAGGAATTCACGATTTCTGGCCAATTATCATCGGGAAGAAATACAACAGATTTCCAAAACGAAATTATTGGAAGTTCATTTCCTGCTGTAAATAATAACAATACCGGTAAAAATCAGGAATACACTATACAAACAGACTACACCTATCCGTTTAGCAAATCGACCATTTTAGAAGTGGGTGCAAAGGGGATTTTCAGAAACATCAATAGTGAATTTTCTAATAATGCAAACCAGGATTTTGAGTACAAGCAAGATGTAGCCTCTGCATATGGGGTAATCAGCTTTAAATTGAGTAAAAAATTAAACTTTAAAGGTGGTTTAAGGTCAGAATATACCAGTATCGATTTCAATACTGTTAATCCAGGCATCCAGAAAAATAACTATTTCAACATATTTCCAAGCGCCATCATTTCGCAAACACTTAAAGGCAATGCAACTTTGAAATTAAGCTACAACCGTAGGGTGCAAAGACCAAGTTTAGCTTATTTAAATCCTTTCCGTAATGAGAGCGATCAGTTTAATATCAGACAAGGAGAGCCAACATTAAGTCCTGAGTTAAGTGATAACCTTGAACTTGGTTATTCAACCTTTATTAAAGGATCTGTGATCAATGCATCAGTATTTTACCGTCGCACAGGTGGGGTAATTGAAAGTTCTATCACTCCATTAAAAGAGAACGGATTTGAGAAAACATTATCCACATATATAAATGTGGGGGTGGCACAAACTTATGGAGCGAATGTTTTTGCCTCCTACAATCCAAAACCAAAATGGACTTTAATGACTAACCTGGGTGTTAATACTTACGAGGTGAGCAATACACAAACAGGAATAAGTACAGGTACCTTTTTAAACTATAATATATTTGGACGTTCTGCATACGGATTTGGTAAAGGTTATAATTTCGAATTGTTTGGTGTGGTAAACTCGCCAAGAAGAACTTATCAAGGTAAAACCGATGCAATGGTGTTTTATGGTGCATCGTTCAAGAAAGATATCCTGAACAAAAAAGGCTCAATCGGCATCAATACTTTAAATCCATTTACCCGCGATCTGCATATTAAAACTGTAAATAATTCTGTTACAACGCTTGGAAATAAAGTAAGTACACTTTATCAGAGCACTAACATT
- a CDS encoding acyl-CoA desaturase has protein sequence MIIFIFFLCHWFLSLFSQTFFLHRYSSHKMFKMELFWERFFYLILLISQGSSFLNPRAYAILHRMHHAYSDTKKDPHSPHFFKDVFGMMIATKNMYMDYLQFKIQPEPAFQGNYPEWPVVDKIGNSWAWRIACGLFYIGFYVTFANHWWLFILLPIHFLMGPLHGAIVNWCGHKYGYSNHDNDDHSKNSLPWDFLLMGELFQNNHHKKPNSPNFATKWWEFDPTYPVMKVLHWMRIIKIRKV, from the coding sequence ATGATTATCTTCATTTTTTTTCTTTGCCATTGGTTTTTATCCCTGTTTAGCCAAACCTTTTTCCTTCACCGTTACTCATCACACAAAATGTTTAAAATGGAGCTTTTTTGGGAGCGGTTTTTCTACCTGATATTGCTGATCTCGCAAGGCTCATCATTTTTAAACCCCAGGGCTTATGCTATCCTGCACCGGATGCACCATGCTTACAGCGACACTAAAAAGGACCCGCACTCTCCACATTTTTTTAAGGATGTTTTCGGGATGATGATTGCAACGAAGAATATGTACATGGATTATCTGCAATTTAAAATACAGCCAGAGCCAGCTTTCCAGGGAAATTATCCTGAATGGCCGGTTGTTGATAAGATTGGAAATTCATGGGCCTGGAGAATTGCATGTGGACTGTTTTATATCGGCTTCTATGTCACCTTTGCCAATCATTGGTGGCTGTTCATTTTATTGCCGATTCACTTTTTAATGGGCCCTTTACATGGTGCAATTGTAAACTGGTGTGGTCATAAATATGGCTATTCAAACCATGATAATGATGACCATAGCAAAAACTCATTACCTTGGGATTTCTTGTTAATGGGCGAGCTTTTTCAGAACAACCACCATAAAAAACCAAACAGCCCTAACTTTGCTACCAAATGGTGGGAATTTGATCCAACTTATCCGGTAATGAAGGTATTGCACTGGATGCGTATTATTAAAATCAGAAAGGTTTAA
- a CDS encoding phosphoheptose isomerase yields MTNDKKEIFESVAQRLKIEGFNVVNRDETRPWGGFFVIDEAQAQQFADTYFDGLNVEDLKIGGKLSPKILIVAPNTRLSWQYHHRRAEIWQVVTGTVGIKTSQTDEEGEVKKYAPKDQIKLQQGERHRLIGLEDWGVVAEIWQHTDASNPSDESDIVRVQDDFGR; encoded by the coding sequence ATGACAAACGACAAAAAAGAAATATTCGAAAGCGTAGCACAACGTTTAAAAATTGAAGGTTTTAATGTAGTAAACCGCGATGAAACCCGCCCCTGGGGTGGGTTTTTTGTAATAGATGAAGCGCAGGCGCAACAATTTGCCGATACTTATTTTGATGGATTAAATGTTGAAGACCTTAAAATTGGTGGTAAATTAAGCCCGAAAATTTTAATCGTTGCACCAAATACACGTCTATCGTGGCAATATCACCACCGCAGAGCTGAAATCTGGCAAGTGGTTACCGGTACCGTTGGCATTAAAACCAGCCAAACCGATGAAGAAGGTGAAGTGAAAAAATACGCACCAAAAGACCAGATCAAATTACAACAAGGCGAACGCCACCGTTTAATTGGTTTAGAAGATTGGGGTGTTGTTGCAGAAATATGGCAACATACCGATGCTTCAAACCCATCAGATGAAAGCGATATCGTCCGCGTTCAAGACGATTTCGGTAGATAA
- a CDS encoding FimB/Mfa2 family fimbrial subunit: protein MKKIMLTMCAVAIMLSACIKNLGGQVESVKKNKIGFKIGGVNHNVGEANVGFPTEPLKNFIAQLTIIVYNTADGTEVIRQTQLSTSSTFGQINFELPNGTYNFVAIGSNSEFGINQFYDADKDKPVYLPYAEANFQYWQPTQYFLDKLYKTSDTFFAKKVGIAVTNNQTLEIIMERIVGLLNVVVTDLPTYTVDLQNDYTAYKIDTQTSYNPMENDFGSGLRYSKDGSISYYIIRTHVPVGMRIRYGSTEKYIEVNVPKNKRTTLSIQFSTMAFTTVIE from the coding sequence ATGAAAAAAATCATGCTAACAATGTGTGCTGTAGCGATAATGCTCTCAGCATGTATAAAAAATCTCGGTGGACAGGTGGAATCTGTGAAAAAGAATAAAATCGGTTTCAAGATCGGCGGGGTAAATCACAATGTAGGCGAAGCTAATGTTGGTTTTCCAACCGAGCCGCTAAAAAATTTTATTGCACAGTTAACTATTATTGTTTACAACACAGCGGATGGGACTGAAGTAATCAGGCAAACGCAATTGTCTACAAGTTCTACATTTGGTCAGATCAACTTCGAACTGCCTAATGGAACCTATAATTTTGTGGCAATCGGATCAAATAGCGAATTTGGCATAAACCAATTTTATGATGCGGATAAAGATAAGCCTGTTTATTTGCCTTATGCTGAAGCGAACTTTCAATACTGGCAGCCAACGCAGTATTTTTTAGATAAGCTTTATAAAACATCAGATACCTTTTTCGCAAAAAAGGTAGGGATAGCCGTAACCAATAACCAAACCCTGGAGATTATTATGGAACGGATTGTCGGGTTATTAAACGTTGTAGTAACCGATTTACCCACTTATACTGTTGACCTGCAAAATGACTACACGGCATATAAAATTGATACGCAGACTTCTTATAACCCAATGGAAAATGATTTTGGATCTGGGCTCAGATATAGTAAAGATGGTTCAATCAGCTACTACATCATCAGAACTCATGTTCCGGTAGGCATGCGGATCAGGTATGGCAGTACAGAAAAATATATTGAGGTAAACGTTCCTAAAAACAAGAGAACTACCTTAAGTATCCAATTTTCAACAATGGCATTCACCACTGTGATAGAATAG
- a CDS encoding polysaccharide lyase: MSQKMNSTHFIASVVLVLSLSFYGCQKDKVAEPVPENIDVVAQSNAKATTEAIPSNINTGFTHADGTYTYGEASADFGGANLTGWNESRAYISGNWARATLAPNSVSNGLIAGADISDGSAYEATFKVRFHSQFDWSRGGKVGFGFLIGEGNTGCDIASDGNGGSLRLMWYNTGSRVFFQPYVYHRDMAGPCGDTFGKSYPSSGSLVKGDTYTVHLYVKSNTGSNKNGQVQVIINGTTVLDQSIRWTTNDAQRLINRLSFHNFRGGKDVAVWGSSQTSYIYFDDLVVNKVQ; the protein is encoded by the coding sequence ATGAGTCAGAAAATGAATTCAACGCATTTTATCGCATCAGTAGTGCTTGTACTTTCCCTTAGCTTTTATGGTTGTCAGAAAGACAAAGTAGCAGAACCAGTCCCGGAAAACATTGATGTTGTAGCGCAATCAAACGCTAAAGCTACTACCGAGGCTATTCCAAGTAATATCAATACCGGTTTTACACACGCCGATGGCACATACACCTACGGCGAAGCCAGTGCCGATTTTGGTGGTGCAAACTTAACGGGTTGGAACGAAAGCAGGGCCTATATTTCGGGTAATTGGGCCAGGGCTACCCTTGCACCTAATTCTGTTTCGAATGGTTTAATCGCAGGTGCTGATATATCAGACGGTTCAGCATACGAGGCTACCTTTAAAGTACGTTTTCATAGTCAGTTCGATTGGAGCAGGGGTGGTAAAGTTGGCTTCGGCTTCTTAATTGGCGAAGGCAATACCGGATGCGACATTGCCAGCGATGGTAATGGAGGAAGCTTACGTTTAATGTGGTACAATACCGGTAGCCGAGTATTTTTTCAACCCTATGTTTACCACAGGGATATGGCTGGCCCTTGCGGCGATACCTTTGGCAAGTCTTACCCTTCGTCAGGTAGCCTGGTAAAAGGTGATACTTATACCGTGCATTTGTATGTAAAAAGCAATACCGGATCGAATAAAAATGGTCAGGTACAGGTCATCATCAATGGAACTACCGTATTGGATCAATCTATCCGTTGGACGACCAATGATGCACAACGTTTAATTAACAGGTTATCATTCCACAATTTTAGAGGTGGAAAAGATGTTGCGGTATGGGGCTCTAGCCAAACCAGTTACATTTATTTCGATGATCTTGTGGTAAACAAGGTTCAGTAA
- a CDS encoding LacI family DNA-binding transcriptional regulator, giving the protein MENKPVTLKLIAKELKLSISTVSKSLKDYPRIKESTKLRVKELAARLNFTPDISALRLRDRKSRIIGIILPNLSDHFFTRSIYGMEQLATANGYNIIISQSHDNFEIEVTAAATLLGSRVDGLIVAISKHTSDFTHLDQFEKIGIPVVYYTRNPSFNLNCHKVLGNTHQGCYMATEYLINRGHKRVAYLGGPKMVNFSHDRFSGYINALKDNDIPFNANHVAYTDFDEENTRVAIKNLFSDPENGPTALVAFKEKLLFDTIKFLRSVEHPYAKKLECIGFGNDPIITYLSAPPIASIEENPEALGEQAVMLLVKLINGDIEARDYKKVIVNCSLKIHESYTGL; this is encoded by the coding sequence ATGGAAAATAAACCTGTTACATTAAAATTAATTGCAAAAGAGTTAAAGTTATCTATTTCTACCGTTTCCAAATCGTTAAAAGATTACCCACGGATTAAAGAAAGTACAAAGTTGCGGGTAAAAGAACTCGCCGCCAGGTTAAATTTTACACCCGATATTTCTGCACTAAGACTTAGAGATCGTAAATCGAGGATTATCGGTATTATATTGCCCAATCTTTCCGACCATTTTTTTACGCGTAGCATTTATGGCATGGAACAGTTGGCTACGGCGAACGGTTACAATATTATTATCAGTCAATCGCACGATAATTTTGAAATAGAGGTAACTGCTGCGGCCACACTTTTAGGATCGAGGGTAGATGGGTTAATTGTAGCTATTTCCAAACATACTTCCGATTTTACCCACCTCGATCAATTCGAGAAAATCGGGATTCCGGTGGTTTATTATACCCGTAACCCAAGCTTTAACCTTAACTGCCATAAAGTGTTAGGCAATACACATCAGGGCTGCTACATGGCCACCGAATACCTGATTAACCGCGGGCATAAAAGAGTAGCTTATCTCGGCGGACCAAAAATGGTCAATTTCAGTCACGATCGCTTCTCCGGATACATTAATGCACTTAAGGATAATGACATCCCTTTTAATGCTAACCATGTAGCTTATACCGATTTTGATGAAGAAAATACCCGTGTAGCCATTAAAAACCTATTTAGCGATCCTGAAAACGGACCCACAGCTTTAGTGGCTTTTAAAGAGAAGTTATTATTCGATACGATTAAATTTTTGCGTTCAGTTGAACATCCTTATGCTAAAAAACTCGAATGCATTGGTTTCGGTAACGACCCTATTATTACTTATCTCAGTGCTCCGCCAATTGCATCGATCGAAGAAAACCCCGAGGCCTTAGGCGAACAGGCGGTTATGTTGCTGGTTAAGCTCATTAACGGCGATATTGAAGCCAGGGATTATAAAAAAGTAATTGTGAACTGCAGTTTAAAGATCCACGAATCTTATACCGGGTTATAA
- a CDS encoding RagB/SusD family nutrient uptake outer membrane protein, with amino-acid sequence MNITYKKIIPFVALAVLLSANGCKKSNLDSELLSQLEPQTALTSVAAMKAAIAAIGANVRREFTGDMAPIVTESIFSEVAVDGTTDKTTQAQDMDTRVTPDANLDNPDFNRIGFYWTEGFRGVRMANTVITYIDNVTFKDEAERNAILSAAYFYRAYYYYRLVHQFGDVPLNLKDITSPKLDYFSTRREVILKKMQEDLLFAEKWLKDNVDRGDVTKGACSHLLTKVNLALGDFDAAITSANNVINSGTYSLMRNRFGSTAGDASKNVVWDLHRMDNKAIAANREALFLTIDRETLAGATDLGSQVMRNCVPAWHFANLKTPSGATQAIVDGINVEIPLTLMYGRGIGRYRGTAYSTKNIWTDNTDYRHAPGMWMNMTDLVYNNPAIKTGSNVAERALYGKPLVDVTPGNVNNMFLNKGLDTIRHFFGWPHYKTFINSTNALAVDKYWTPPRGTNTDWYIFRLAETYLLRAEAYYWKGNLALAMADLNQVRSRANAALLTDASAVTIGTILDERARELFYEEPRKTELTRIAYIFATTGKPAYNGKTYSLASFSDNNFFYDRIIEKNDFYRNKVPTVLGVNFRISPYHVLWPVPAAAQRFNTAGHINQNKGYTGYENNVPALDKIQ; translated from the coding sequence ATGAATATCACATATAAAAAAATAATTCCGTTTGTGGCCCTGGCCGTTCTACTGTCAGCAAATGGATGTAAAAAATCAAATCTCGATTCAGAATTATTATCGCAGTTAGAACCTCAAACAGCTTTAACCAGTGTAGCAGCTATGAAAGCGGCTATCGCAGCGATCGGAGCCAATGTAAGGAGAGAATTTACCGGCGATATGGCACCCATTGTTACCGAATCTATATTCTCTGAAGTGGCCGTAGATGGAACTACCGACAAAACCACACAGGCCCAGGATATGGATACCCGGGTAACGCCCGATGCCAATCTGGACAACCCTGATTTTAACAGGATTGGGTTTTACTGGACAGAAGGTTTTAGGGGGGTACGCATGGCCAATACCGTAATTACCTATATCGATAATGTAACTTTTAAGGATGAGGCCGAAAGAAATGCTATTCTTAGCGCGGCCTATTTTTACCGGGCCTATTATTATTACCGTTTGGTACACCAATTTGGCGATGTACCATTGAATTTAAAAGATATTACATCTCCTAAACTGGATTATTTTTCGACCAGGCGTGAGGTGATATTGAAAAAAATGCAGGAAGATCTTTTATTTGCTGAAAAATGGTTAAAAGATAATGTAGACCGTGGAGATGTAACCAAAGGTGCCTGCAGCCACCTGCTTACCAAAGTTAATCTTGCACTTGGCGATTTTGATGCTGCAATTACATCGGCCAATAATGTAATCAACAGTGGAACATATAGCTTAATGCGGAACCGTTTCGGCAGTACCGCCGGTGATGCAAGTAAAAACGTGGTTTGGGATTTGCACCGGATGGATAATAAAGCTATTGCGGCTAACCGGGAGGCACTTTTTTTAACCATCGACAGGGAAACGCTTGCTGGGGCTACCGATTTAGGATCGCAGGTGATGCGTAACTGTGTACCTGCCTGGCATTTTGCCAATTTGAAAACACCATCTGGTGCCACCCAGGCCATTGTTGATGGGATAAATGTCGAAATACCTTTAACTTTAATGTATGGCAGGGGAATTGGACGTTATCGTGGAACTGCCTATAGTACTAAAAATATCTGGACAGACAATACCGATTACCGCCATGCACCAGGCATGTGGATGAACATGACCGATCTGGTTTATAACAACCCTGCCATTAAAACAGGAAGTAACGTTGCCGAAAGAGCGTTATATGGCAAACCTTTGGTAGATGTAACCCCAGGTAATGTAAATAACATGTTTTTGAACAAAGGTTTAGATACCATCCGCCATTTTTTTGGGTGGCCACACTATAAAACTTTCATTAATTCTACAAATGCACTTGCGGTTGATAAATATTGGACGCCACCAAGAGGAACCAATACCGACTGGTATATCTTCCGTTTGGCCGAAACCTATCTATTACGGGCCGAAGCCTACTATTGGAAAGGGAATTTAGCCCTGGCTATGGCCGATTTAAACCAGGTGCGTTCCAGGGCCAATGCAGCACTGTTAACTGATGCCTCAGCAGTTACTATTGGAACGATATTAGACGAAAGAGCGAGAGAACTCTTTTACGAAGAGCCGCGTAAAACCGAACTTACCCGTATTGCTTACATCTTCGCAACTACAGGAAAGCCGGCCTATAACGGAAAAACTTATAGCCTTGCCTCCTTCTCTGATAATAATTTCTTTTACGACAGGATTATCGAAAAGAACGATTTTTACCGCAACAAAGTGCCAACAGTATTGGGGGTAAACTTCAGGATTTCGCCATACCATGTGCTTTGGCCTGTTCCGGCAGCGGCGCAGCGCTTTAATACAGCGGGTCATATCAATCAAAATAAAGGATATACAGGTTACGAAAACAATGTTCCGGCCTTGGATAAGATTCAATAG